A single Capra hircus breed San Clemente chromosome 13, ASM170441v1, whole genome shotgun sequence DNA region contains:
- the SLC4A11 gene encoding sodium bicarbonate transporter-like protein 11 isoform X1, with amino-acid sequence MSQNGYFEDAGYLKCDTDDASETREESLRDEAFDTVNSSIVSGESIRFFVNVNLEVQPTQSEGESPGGYGLLHTSRKYLKLKNFEEEIRAHRDLDGFLARARIILDETATSLDDVLRAMLYRLAQDPYNTEPECNLDLLTAMLFTDGGAPMEGKAVHLLSDTIQGVTATVTGVQYQQSWICILCTSKALLRRHVCISRLVRPQNWGQNSCEVRFVILVLAPPKMKSTKTATEVGRTFATMMLDITFRQKLLKTRTEEEFKEALVHQRQLLTVMSHCPSISMDYSTSSICIVRPSQPPQQKDFLPMGKGIQEDIARRFPVYPLDFTDGIIGKNKAVGKYITTTLFLYFACLLPTIAFGSLNDENTNGAIDVQKTVAGQGIGGILYALFSGQPLVVLLTTAPLALYINVIRDICDDYNLDFSTFYAWTGLWNSFFLTLYALFNLSLVMSLFKRSTEEIIALFISITFILDAIKGTVKIFQKYYYGRDTGLFFKDKSSLVSLLDLNSSLHTALNTSFLNSPPELTSTGSQDSEPLARDTAVLSLLIMLGTLWLSYTLYQLKKSPYLHPYVRELLSDCALPISVLTFSLISSYGFQEIKMVKFRYSSSDSLFEIAEMHSLSLVAISSAMGLGFLLSMLFFIEQNLVAALANAPQNRLVKGTAYHWDLLLIAIINTGLSLFGLPWIHAAYPHSLLHVRALALVEEHVENGHIYETIVNVKETRLTSLGASILVGFSLLLLPFPLQWIPKPVLYGLFLYLALTSIDGNQLFQRMVLLLKDQTSYPPTHYIRRVPQRKIHYFTGLQVLQLLLLCAFGMSPLLYMKMVFPLIMIAMIPIRYNVLPQIIEAKYLDAMDAEH; translated from the exons ATGTCGCAGAATGGATACTTTGAGGATGCAG GCTACCTCAAGTGTGACACAGATGACGCCTCTGAAACCCGTGAGGAGAGCCTGAGGGATGAGGCCTTCGACACGGTCAACTCCTCCATTGTGTCTGGTGAAAGCATCCGCTTTTTTGTCAACGTCAACCTCGAGGTGCAGCCTACCCAGTCTG AAGGTGAATCACCTGGCGGCTACGGGCTCCTACACACCTCCCGCAAG TACCTGAAGTTAAAGAACTTTGAGGAAGAGATCCGTGCACACCGGGACTTAGATGGCTTCCTGGCACGGGCCAGAATCATCCTGGATGAAACGGCCACCTCCCTGGATGACGTGCTGCGGGCTATGCTGTACCGCTTAGCCCAAGACCCTTACAACACTGAGCCAGAGTGCAACCTGGACCTGCTCACGGCCATGCTCTTCACTGACGGAGGAGCTCCCATGGAGGGCAAAG CAGTTCACCTGCTGTCGGACACCATCCAAGGGGTCACTGCCACAGTAACGGGGGTACAATACCAGCAGTCATGGATCTGCATCCT CTGTACCTCCAAGGCCTTGCTGAGGCGACACGTGTGCATCAGCCGCCTGGTCCGCCCGCAGAACTGGGGGCAGAATTCCTGTGAGGTGCGGTTTGTCATCCTGGTGCTGGCCCCACCCAAGATG AAAAGCACCAAGACCGCCACAGAAGTGGGGCGCACATTTGCCACCATGATGTTAGACATCACCTTCCGCCAGAAGCTCCTGAAGACCCGCACAGAGGAGGAATTCAAAGAAGCCCTGGTCCATCAGAGACAGCTGCTCACCGTAATGAGCCACTGTCCGAGTATcagcatggactacagcacgagCTCCATCTGCATCGTCAGACCCTCACAG CCCCCACAGCAGAAGGACTTTCTCCCCATGGGGAAGGGCATCCAGGAGGATATCGCCCGCAGGTTCCCCGTGTACCCACTGGACTTCACTGACG GCATCATTGGGAAAAACAAGGCTGTGGGCAAATACATCACCACCACCCTGTTCCTCTACTTCGCCTGCCTGCTGCCCACAATTGCTTTTGGGTCCCTCAATGATGAGAACACAAATGGAGCCATCG ACGTGCAGAAGACCGTGGCCGGGCAGGGCATCGGAGGCATCCTGTACGCGCTCTTCTCTGGGCAGCCGCTGGTGGTGCTGCTGACGACCGCGCCCCTGGCCCTCTACATCAACG TAATCCGTGACATCTGCGATGACTATAATCTGGACTTCAGTACCTTCTATGCGTGGACAGGCCTGTGGAACAGTTTCTTCCTCACACTTTATGCCCTCTTCAACCTCAGCCTGGTCATGAGTCTTTTCAAGAG GTCAACAGAGGAGATCATTGCCTTATTCATTTCTATCACATTCATCCTAGATGCTATCAAGGGCACAGTCAAGA TCTTCCAGAAGTACTACTATGGCCGTGACACTGGACTCTTCTTCAAAGATAAGTCCTCCTTGGTGAGCCTGCTGGACCTCAACAGTAGcctccacactgccctcaacaccAGCTTCCTGAACAGCCCACCGGAGCTAACTTCAACGGGCAGCCAGGACTCCGAGCCCCTGGCCCGGGATACAGCTGTGCTCAGCCTCCTCATCATGCTGGGCACACTCTGGCTGAGCTACACCCTCTACCAGTTGAAGAAGAG CCCCTACCTGCACCCCTACGTGCGTGAGCTCCTGTCAGACTGCGCCTTGCCCATTTCGGTGCTTACCTTCTCCCTCATCTCTTCCTATGGCTTCCAGGAGATTAAGA TGGTCAAGTTTCGCTACAGCTCGAGTGACAGCCTGTTCGAGATAGCTGAGATGCACTCGCTATCCCTGGTGGCCATCAGCAGCGCCATGGGCCTCGGCTTCCTCCTCTCCATGCTCTTCTTCATAGAGCAGAACCTGGTGGCTGCCTTGGCTAACGCCCCACAGAACAG GCTGGTAAAGGGCACTGCCTACCACTGGGACCTCCTGCTCATCGCCATCATCAATACTGGGCTGTCTCTGTTTGGGCTGCCCTGGATCCATGCTGCCTACCCCCACTCCCTGCTGCACGTGCGAGCACTGGCTTTGGTGGAGGAGCATGTAGAGAACGGGCACATTTATGAGAC GATTGTGAACGTGAAGGAGACTCGGCTAACCTCCCTGGGCGCCAGCATCCTGGTGGGCTtctccctcctgctgctgcccttCCCACTGCAGTGGATCCCCAAGCCCGTGCTGTATGGCCTCTTCCTCTACCTCGCGCTCACCTCCATCGACGGCAACCAGCTCTTTCAGCGCATGGTGCTGCTGCTCAAGGACCAG ACGTCATACCCACCCACCCACTACATCCGGAGGGTGCCCCAGAGGAAGATCCACTACTTCACAGGCCTGCAggtcctgcagctgctgctgctctgtgCCTTTGGCATGAGCCCACTGCTCTACATGAAGATGGTCTTTCCCCTCATCATGATTGCCATGATCCCCATTCG CTACAACGTGCTGCCCCAAATCATTGAAGCCAAGTACTTGGATGCCATGGACGCTGAACACTGA
- the SLC4A11 gene encoding sodium bicarbonate transporter-like protein 11 isoform X2 produces MSQNGYFEDAGYLKCDTDDASETREESLRDEAFDTVNSSIVSGESIRFFVNVNLEVQPTQSEGESPGGYGLLHTSRKYLKLKNFEEEIRAHRDLDGFLARARIILDETATSLDDVLRAMLYRLAQDPYNTEPECNLDLLTAMLFTDGGAPMEGKVHLLSDTIQGVTATVTGVQYQQSWICILCTSKALLRRHVCISRLVRPQNWGQNSCEVRFVILVLAPPKMKSTKTATEVGRTFATMMLDITFRQKLLKTRTEEEFKEALVHQRQLLTVMSHCPSISMDYSTSSICIVRPSQPPQQKDFLPMGKGIQEDIARRFPVYPLDFTDGIIGKNKAVGKYITTTLFLYFACLLPTIAFGSLNDENTNGAIDVQKTVAGQGIGGILYALFSGQPLVVLLTTAPLALYINVIRDICDDYNLDFSTFYAWTGLWNSFFLTLYALFNLSLVMSLFKRSTEEIIALFISITFILDAIKGTVKIFQKYYYGRDTGLFFKDKSSLVSLLDLNSSLHTALNTSFLNSPPELTSTGSQDSEPLARDTAVLSLLIMLGTLWLSYTLYQLKKSPYLHPYVRELLSDCALPISVLTFSLISSYGFQEIKMVKFRYSSSDSLFEIAEMHSLSLVAISSAMGLGFLLSMLFFIEQNLVAALANAPQNRLVKGTAYHWDLLLIAIINTGLSLFGLPWIHAAYPHSLLHVRALALVEEHVENGHIYETIVNVKETRLTSLGASILVGFSLLLLPFPLQWIPKPVLYGLFLYLALTSIDGNQLFQRMVLLLKDQTSYPPTHYIRRVPQRKIHYFTGLQVLQLLLLCAFGMSPLLYMKMVFPLIMIAMIPIRYNVLPQIIEAKYLDAMDAEH; encoded by the exons ATGTCGCAGAATGGATACTTTGAGGATGCAG GCTACCTCAAGTGTGACACAGATGACGCCTCTGAAACCCGTGAGGAGAGCCTGAGGGATGAGGCCTTCGACACGGTCAACTCCTCCATTGTGTCTGGTGAAAGCATCCGCTTTTTTGTCAACGTCAACCTCGAGGTGCAGCCTACCCAGTCTG AAGGTGAATCACCTGGCGGCTACGGGCTCCTACACACCTCCCGCAAG TACCTGAAGTTAAAGAACTTTGAGGAAGAGATCCGTGCACACCGGGACTTAGATGGCTTCCTGGCACGGGCCAGAATCATCCTGGATGAAACGGCCACCTCCCTGGATGACGTGCTGCGGGCTATGCTGTACCGCTTAGCCCAAGACCCTTACAACACTGAGCCAGAGTGCAACCTGGACCTGCTCACGGCCATGCTCTTCACTGACGGAGGAGCTCCCATGGAGGGCAAAG TTCACCTGCTGTCGGACACCATCCAAGGGGTCACTGCCACAGTAACGGGGGTACAATACCAGCAGTCATGGATCTGCATCCT CTGTACCTCCAAGGCCTTGCTGAGGCGACACGTGTGCATCAGCCGCCTGGTCCGCCCGCAGAACTGGGGGCAGAATTCCTGTGAGGTGCGGTTTGTCATCCTGGTGCTGGCCCCACCCAAGATG AAAAGCACCAAGACCGCCACAGAAGTGGGGCGCACATTTGCCACCATGATGTTAGACATCACCTTCCGCCAGAAGCTCCTGAAGACCCGCACAGAGGAGGAATTCAAAGAAGCCCTGGTCCATCAGAGACAGCTGCTCACCGTAATGAGCCACTGTCCGAGTATcagcatggactacagcacgagCTCCATCTGCATCGTCAGACCCTCACAG CCCCCACAGCAGAAGGACTTTCTCCCCATGGGGAAGGGCATCCAGGAGGATATCGCCCGCAGGTTCCCCGTGTACCCACTGGACTTCACTGACG GCATCATTGGGAAAAACAAGGCTGTGGGCAAATACATCACCACCACCCTGTTCCTCTACTTCGCCTGCCTGCTGCCCACAATTGCTTTTGGGTCCCTCAATGATGAGAACACAAATGGAGCCATCG ACGTGCAGAAGACCGTGGCCGGGCAGGGCATCGGAGGCATCCTGTACGCGCTCTTCTCTGGGCAGCCGCTGGTGGTGCTGCTGACGACCGCGCCCCTGGCCCTCTACATCAACG TAATCCGTGACATCTGCGATGACTATAATCTGGACTTCAGTACCTTCTATGCGTGGACAGGCCTGTGGAACAGTTTCTTCCTCACACTTTATGCCCTCTTCAACCTCAGCCTGGTCATGAGTCTTTTCAAGAG GTCAACAGAGGAGATCATTGCCTTATTCATTTCTATCACATTCATCCTAGATGCTATCAAGGGCACAGTCAAGA TCTTCCAGAAGTACTACTATGGCCGTGACACTGGACTCTTCTTCAAAGATAAGTCCTCCTTGGTGAGCCTGCTGGACCTCAACAGTAGcctccacactgccctcaacaccAGCTTCCTGAACAGCCCACCGGAGCTAACTTCAACGGGCAGCCAGGACTCCGAGCCCCTGGCCCGGGATACAGCTGTGCTCAGCCTCCTCATCATGCTGGGCACACTCTGGCTGAGCTACACCCTCTACCAGTTGAAGAAGAG CCCCTACCTGCACCCCTACGTGCGTGAGCTCCTGTCAGACTGCGCCTTGCCCATTTCGGTGCTTACCTTCTCCCTCATCTCTTCCTATGGCTTCCAGGAGATTAAGA TGGTCAAGTTTCGCTACAGCTCGAGTGACAGCCTGTTCGAGATAGCTGAGATGCACTCGCTATCCCTGGTGGCCATCAGCAGCGCCATGGGCCTCGGCTTCCTCCTCTCCATGCTCTTCTTCATAGAGCAGAACCTGGTGGCTGCCTTGGCTAACGCCCCACAGAACAG GCTGGTAAAGGGCACTGCCTACCACTGGGACCTCCTGCTCATCGCCATCATCAATACTGGGCTGTCTCTGTTTGGGCTGCCCTGGATCCATGCTGCCTACCCCCACTCCCTGCTGCACGTGCGAGCACTGGCTTTGGTGGAGGAGCATGTAGAGAACGGGCACATTTATGAGAC GATTGTGAACGTGAAGGAGACTCGGCTAACCTCCCTGGGCGCCAGCATCCTGGTGGGCTtctccctcctgctgctgcccttCCCACTGCAGTGGATCCCCAAGCCCGTGCTGTATGGCCTCTTCCTCTACCTCGCGCTCACCTCCATCGACGGCAACCAGCTCTTTCAGCGCATGGTGCTGCTGCTCAAGGACCAG ACGTCATACCCACCCACCCACTACATCCGGAGGGTGCCCCAGAGGAAGATCCACTACTTCACAGGCCTGCAggtcctgcagctgctgctgctctgtgCCTTTGGCATGAGCCCACTGCTCTACATGAAGATGGTCTTTCCCCTCATCATGATTGCCATGATCCCCATTCG CTACAACGTGCTGCCCCAAATCATTGAAGCCAAGTACTTGGATGCCATGGACGCTGAACACTGA
- the SLC4A11 gene encoding sodium bicarbonate transporter-like protein 11 isoform X3: protein MSQNGYFEDADDASETREESLRDEAFDTVNSSIVSGESIRFFVNVNLEVQPTQSEGESPGGYGLLHTSRKYLKLKNFEEEIRAHRDLDGFLARARIILDETATSLDDVLRAMLYRLAQDPYNTEPECNLDLLTAMLFTDGGAPMEGKAVHLLSDTIQGVTATVTGVQYQQSWICILCTSKALLRRHVCISRLVRPQNWGQNSCEVRFVILVLAPPKMKSTKTATEVGRTFATMMLDITFRQKLLKTRTEEEFKEALVHQRQLLTVMSHCPSISMDYSTSSICIVRPSQPPQQKDFLPMGKGIQEDIARRFPVYPLDFTDGIIGKNKAVGKYITTTLFLYFACLLPTIAFGSLNDENTNGAIDVQKTVAGQGIGGILYALFSGQPLVVLLTTAPLALYINVIRDICDDYNLDFSTFYAWTGLWNSFFLTLYALFNLSLVMSLFKRSTEEIIALFISITFILDAIKGTVKIFQKYYYGRDTGLFFKDKSSLVSLLDLNSSLHTALNTSFLNSPPELTSTGSQDSEPLARDTAVLSLLIMLGTLWLSYTLYQLKKSPYLHPYVRELLSDCALPISVLTFSLISSYGFQEIKMVKFRYSSSDSLFEIAEMHSLSLVAISSAMGLGFLLSMLFFIEQNLVAALANAPQNRLVKGTAYHWDLLLIAIINTGLSLFGLPWIHAAYPHSLLHVRALALVEEHVENGHIYETIVNVKETRLTSLGASILVGFSLLLLPFPLQWIPKPVLYGLFLYLALTSIDGNQLFQRMVLLLKDQTSYPPTHYIRRVPQRKIHYFTGLQVLQLLLLCAFGMSPLLYMKMVFPLIMIAMIPIRYNVLPQIIEAKYLDAMDAEH, encoded by the exons ATGTCGCAGAATGGATACTTTGAGGATGCAG ATGACGCCTCTGAAACCCGTGAGGAGAGCCTGAGGGATGAGGCCTTCGACACGGTCAACTCCTCCATTGTGTCTGGTGAAAGCATCCGCTTTTTTGTCAACGTCAACCTCGAGGTGCAGCCTACCCAGTCTG AAGGTGAATCACCTGGCGGCTACGGGCTCCTACACACCTCCCGCAAG TACCTGAAGTTAAAGAACTTTGAGGAAGAGATCCGTGCACACCGGGACTTAGATGGCTTCCTGGCACGGGCCAGAATCATCCTGGATGAAACGGCCACCTCCCTGGATGACGTGCTGCGGGCTATGCTGTACCGCTTAGCCCAAGACCCTTACAACACTGAGCCAGAGTGCAACCTGGACCTGCTCACGGCCATGCTCTTCACTGACGGAGGAGCTCCCATGGAGGGCAAAG CAGTTCACCTGCTGTCGGACACCATCCAAGGGGTCACTGCCACAGTAACGGGGGTACAATACCAGCAGTCATGGATCTGCATCCT CTGTACCTCCAAGGCCTTGCTGAGGCGACACGTGTGCATCAGCCGCCTGGTCCGCCCGCAGAACTGGGGGCAGAATTCCTGTGAGGTGCGGTTTGTCATCCTGGTGCTGGCCCCACCCAAGATG AAAAGCACCAAGACCGCCACAGAAGTGGGGCGCACATTTGCCACCATGATGTTAGACATCACCTTCCGCCAGAAGCTCCTGAAGACCCGCACAGAGGAGGAATTCAAAGAAGCCCTGGTCCATCAGAGACAGCTGCTCACCGTAATGAGCCACTGTCCGAGTATcagcatggactacagcacgagCTCCATCTGCATCGTCAGACCCTCACAG CCCCCACAGCAGAAGGACTTTCTCCCCATGGGGAAGGGCATCCAGGAGGATATCGCCCGCAGGTTCCCCGTGTACCCACTGGACTTCACTGACG GCATCATTGGGAAAAACAAGGCTGTGGGCAAATACATCACCACCACCCTGTTCCTCTACTTCGCCTGCCTGCTGCCCACAATTGCTTTTGGGTCCCTCAATGATGAGAACACAAATGGAGCCATCG ACGTGCAGAAGACCGTGGCCGGGCAGGGCATCGGAGGCATCCTGTACGCGCTCTTCTCTGGGCAGCCGCTGGTGGTGCTGCTGACGACCGCGCCCCTGGCCCTCTACATCAACG TAATCCGTGACATCTGCGATGACTATAATCTGGACTTCAGTACCTTCTATGCGTGGACAGGCCTGTGGAACAGTTTCTTCCTCACACTTTATGCCCTCTTCAACCTCAGCCTGGTCATGAGTCTTTTCAAGAG GTCAACAGAGGAGATCATTGCCTTATTCATTTCTATCACATTCATCCTAGATGCTATCAAGGGCACAGTCAAGA TCTTCCAGAAGTACTACTATGGCCGTGACACTGGACTCTTCTTCAAAGATAAGTCCTCCTTGGTGAGCCTGCTGGACCTCAACAGTAGcctccacactgccctcaacaccAGCTTCCTGAACAGCCCACCGGAGCTAACTTCAACGGGCAGCCAGGACTCCGAGCCCCTGGCCCGGGATACAGCTGTGCTCAGCCTCCTCATCATGCTGGGCACACTCTGGCTGAGCTACACCCTCTACCAGTTGAAGAAGAG CCCCTACCTGCACCCCTACGTGCGTGAGCTCCTGTCAGACTGCGCCTTGCCCATTTCGGTGCTTACCTTCTCCCTCATCTCTTCCTATGGCTTCCAGGAGATTAAGA TGGTCAAGTTTCGCTACAGCTCGAGTGACAGCCTGTTCGAGATAGCTGAGATGCACTCGCTATCCCTGGTGGCCATCAGCAGCGCCATGGGCCTCGGCTTCCTCCTCTCCATGCTCTTCTTCATAGAGCAGAACCTGGTGGCTGCCTTGGCTAACGCCCCACAGAACAG GCTGGTAAAGGGCACTGCCTACCACTGGGACCTCCTGCTCATCGCCATCATCAATACTGGGCTGTCTCTGTTTGGGCTGCCCTGGATCCATGCTGCCTACCCCCACTCCCTGCTGCACGTGCGAGCACTGGCTTTGGTGGAGGAGCATGTAGAGAACGGGCACATTTATGAGAC GATTGTGAACGTGAAGGAGACTCGGCTAACCTCCCTGGGCGCCAGCATCCTGGTGGGCTtctccctcctgctgctgcccttCCCACTGCAGTGGATCCCCAAGCCCGTGCTGTATGGCCTCTTCCTCTACCTCGCGCTCACCTCCATCGACGGCAACCAGCTCTTTCAGCGCATGGTGCTGCTGCTCAAGGACCAG ACGTCATACCCACCCACCCACTACATCCGGAGGGTGCCCCAGAGGAAGATCCACTACTTCACAGGCCTGCAggtcctgcagctgctgctgctctgtgCCTTTGGCATGAGCCCACTGCTCTACATGAAGATGGTCTTTCCCCTCATCATGATTGCCATGATCCCCATTCG CTACAACGTGCTGCCCCAAATCATTGAAGCCAAGTACTTGGATGCCATGGACGCTGAACACTGA